A part of Xenopus tropicalis strain Nigerian chromosome 4, UCB_Xtro_10.0, whole genome shotgun sequence genomic DNA contains:
- the LOC100486192 gene encoding dispanin subfamily A member 2b, whose amino-acid sequence MSTESTDTTNKPTSYMMEPPPSYVNQGFDPPRGGMIGFANASAPQVHTTVVNIIPGELSIRDHLPWSVFNTFYMNFCCLGFIAVIFSVKSRDRKVIGDRIGAMSYGSTARNLNIAATMFTVITIIIVLIMLLSAPRPQRIG is encoded by the exons ATGTCCACGGAGAGCACTGATACCACTAATAAGCCTACTTCGTACATGATGGAGCCACCTCCTAGCTATGTCAATCAAGGATTTGACCCACCCAGGGGGGGAATGATTGGGTTTGCTAATGCCTCAGCTCCGCAAGTCCATACCACAGTGGTGAACATAATTCCTGGAGAATTGTCGATACGAGACCACTTGCCCTGGTCCGTTTTTAACACCTTTTACATGAACTTCTGCTGCCTGGGTTTCATTGCAGTTATTTTCTCTGTAAAG TCCCGGGATCGGAAGGTGATTGGAGACAGGATTGGAGCCATGAGCTACGGTTCTACTGCCCGTAATCTCAACATTGCCGCTACTATGTTCACcgtcattactattattattgtgTTAATCATGTTACTTTCTGCACCCCGGCCACAGAGAATAGGCTAA
- the LOC101734729 gene encoding von Willebrand factor C and EGF domain-containing protein-like isoform X1, giving the protein MGRNSPSSRGNGVKTPSITSAGVQGTKWLAPSPCGEYGCELMCNDGGCEHVSWVCPVGFRMPETLNGVTCTDIDECEASSCEGTCINTEGGFVCDCGPGMKLSTDRTSCYDINECRRPGTSHLCKHFCHNTHGSFFCSCRAGFLLDPDKVSCIDVDECLDYATLCPLGSCVNTLGSYFCAEIPAGLQTTGLPWETQAAHGNWMPFQPTSVMPQTSESLTTGGPRPLRTSTELAQGIFCTTTTSAPQSTLANANIIPHPQHLRIGHPPLAQKASGISHMPLKENMIAQSGTTTVSFTNVPDSHCWHNKELHLSGATWAELRCTDCTCQDGNVPCEKRICTPNSSHPVMYLDS; this is encoded by the exons ATGGGCAGAAATTCCCCCTCCAGTCGTGGTAatggggttaagacccccagcattacatctgctggagtgcagggcacaaaGTGGCTAG CTCCTTCCCCTTGTGGAGAATACGGCTGTGAATTAATGTGCAATGATGGCGGCTGTGAGCACGTATCATGGGTGTGTCCTGTTGGATTCCGAATGCCAGAGACTCTAAATGGAGTGACCTGCACAG ATATTGATGAATGTGAGGCCTCTTCATGTGAAGGAACCTGCATAAATACAGAGGGAGGATTCGTGTGTGACTGTGGGCCAGGCATGAAGCTATCTACTGACAGGACGAGCTGCTACG ACATAAATGAATGTCGGAGGCCAGGAACATCCCATCTTTGCAAACACTTCTGCCACAATACTCATGGAAGTTTCTTCTGTTCTTGCCGGGCTGGGTTTCTGCTTGATCCAGATAAGGTGTCATGTATTG ATGTGGATGAGTGTTTAGACTATGCCACCTTATGCCCTCTGGGAAGCTGTGTGAACACACTGGGGTCCTATTTCTGTGCAG AGATTCCAGCGGGATTGCAGACCACAGGCCTCCCTTGGGAAACACAGGCAGCACATGGGAACTGGATGCCATTCCAGCCAACATCAGTAATGCCCCAGACATCTGAGTCACTGACTACTGGTGGCCCTCGCCCTCTCAGGACCAGCACTGAGTTAGCACAAGGGATTTTCTGCACAACTACTACCTCAGCACCACAAAGCACTTTGGCAAACGCAAACATCATACCACATCCACAGCACCTCAGAATTGGCCACCCTCCACTAGCTCAGAAAGCCTCTGGAATTTCCCATATGCCTCTGAAAGAAAACATGATAGCCCAATCAGGTACCACCACTGTATCATTCACTAACGTGCCAGATTCCCACTGCTGGCATAACAAGGAGCTGCATTTAAGTGGTGCTACATGGGCAGAACTGAGATGTACTGACTGCACTTGCCAG GATGGAAATGTACCTTGTGAAAAAAGGATATGCACCCCAAACAGTTCACACCCCGTCATGTATCTTGACAGCTGA
- the LOC101734729 gene encoding von Willebrand factor C and EGF domain-containing protein-like isoform X2, with the protein MGRNSPSSRGNGVKTPSITSAGVQGTKWLAPSPCGEYGCELMCNDGGCEHVSWVCPVGFRMPETLNGVTCTDIDECEASSCEGTCINTEGGFVCDCGPGMKLSTDRTSCYDINECRRPGTSHLCKHFCHNTHGSFFCSCRAGFLLDPDKVSCIEIPAGLQTTGLPWETQAAHGNWMPFQPTSVMPQTSESLTTGGPRPLRTSTELAQGIFCTTTTSAPQSTLANANIIPHPQHLRIGHPPLAQKASGISHMPLKENMIAQSGTTTVSFTNVPDSHCWHNKELHLSGATWAELRCTDCTCQDGNVPCEKRICTPNSSHPVMYLDS; encoded by the exons ATGGGCAGAAATTCCCCCTCCAGTCGTGGTAatggggttaagacccccagcattacatctgctggagtgcagggcacaaaGTGGCTAG CTCCTTCCCCTTGTGGAGAATACGGCTGTGAATTAATGTGCAATGATGGCGGCTGTGAGCACGTATCATGGGTGTGTCCTGTTGGATTCCGAATGCCAGAGACTCTAAATGGAGTGACCTGCACAG ATATTGATGAATGTGAGGCCTCTTCATGTGAAGGAACCTGCATAAATACAGAGGGAGGATTCGTGTGTGACTGTGGGCCAGGCATGAAGCTATCTACTGACAGGACGAGCTGCTACG ACATAAATGAATGTCGGAGGCCAGGAACATCCCATCTTTGCAAACACTTCTGCCACAATACTCATGGAAGTTTCTTCTGTTCTTGCCGGGCTGGGTTTCTGCTTGATCCAGATAAGGTGTCATGTATTG AGATTCCAGCGGGATTGCAGACCACAGGCCTCCCTTGGGAAACACAGGCAGCACATGGGAACTGGATGCCATTCCAGCCAACATCAGTAATGCCCCAGACATCTGAGTCACTGACTACTGGTGGCCCTCGCCCTCTCAGGACCAGCACTGAGTTAGCACAAGGGATTTTCTGCACAACTACTACCTCAGCACCACAAAGCACTTTGGCAAACGCAAACATCATACCACATCCACAGCACCTCAGAATTGGCCACCCTCCACTAGCTCAGAAAGCCTCTGGAATTTCCCATATGCCTCTGAAAGAAAACATGATAGCCCAATCAGGTACCACCACTGTATCATTCACTAACGTGCCAGATTCCCACTGCTGGCATAACAAGGAGCTGCATTTAAGTGGTGCTACATGGGCAGAACTGAGATGTACTGACTGCACTTGCCAG GATGGAAATGTACCTTGTGAAAAAAGGATATGCACCCCAAACAGTTCACACCCCGTCATGTATCTTGACAGCTGA
- the LOC101734729 gene encoding von Willebrand factor C and EGF domain-containing protein-like isoform X3 has product MCNDGGCEHVSWVCPVGFRMPETLNGVTCTDIDECEASSCEGTCINTEGGFVCDCGPGMKLSTDRTSCYDINECRRPGTSHLCKHFCHNTHGSFFCSCRAGFLLDPDKVSCIDVDECLDYATLCPLGSCVNTLGSYFCAEIPAGLQTTGLPWETQAAHGNWMPFQPTSVMPQTSESLTTGGPRPLRTSTELAQGIFCTTTTSAPQSTLANANIIPHPQHLRIGHPPLAQKASGISHMPLKENMIAQSGTTTVSFTNVPDSHCWHNKELHLSGATWAELRCTDCTCQDGNVPCEKRICTPNSSHPVMYLDS; this is encoded by the exons ATGTGCAATGATGGCGGCTGTGAGCACGTATCATGGGTGTGTCCTGTTGGATTCCGAATGCCAGAGACTCTAAATGGAGTGACCTGCACAG ATATTGATGAATGTGAGGCCTCTTCATGTGAAGGAACCTGCATAAATACAGAGGGAGGATTCGTGTGTGACTGTGGGCCAGGCATGAAGCTATCTACTGACAGGACGAGCTGCTACG ACATAAATGAATGTCGGAGGCCAGGAACATCCCATCTTTGCAAACACTTCTGCCACAATACTCATGGAAGTTTCTTCTGTTCTTGCCGGGCTGGGTTTCTGCTTGATCCAGATAAGGTGTCATGTATTG ATGTGGATGAGTGTTTAGACTATGCCACCTTATGCCCTCTGGGAAGCTGTGTGAACACACTGGGGTCCTATTTCTGTGCAG AGATTCCAGCGGGATTGCAGACCACAGGCCTCCCTTGGGAAACACAGGCAGCACATGGGAACTGGATGCCATTCCAGCCAACATCAGTAATGCCCCAGACATCTGAGTCACTGACTACTGGTGGCCCTCGCCCTCTCAGGACCAGCACTGAGTTAGCACAAGGGATTTTCTGCACAACTACTACCTCAGCACCACAAAGCACTTTGGCAAACGCAAACATCATACCACATCCACAGCACCTCAGAATTGGCCACCCTCCACTAGCTCAGAAAGCCTCTGGAATTTCCCATATGCCTCTGAAAGAAAACATGATAGCCCAATCAGGTACCACCACTGTATCATTCACTAACGTGCCAGATTCCCACTGCTGGCATAACAAGGAGCTGCATTTAAGTGGTGCTACATGGGCAGAACTGAGATGTACTGACTGCACTTGCCAG GATGGAAATGTACCTTGTGAAAAAAGGATATGCACCCCAAACAGTTCACACCCCGTCATGTATCTTGACAGCTGA
- the LOC100490567 gene encoding TRAF2 and NCK-interacting protein kinase, translating to MGHHHRRGKVAVKMANITRDEESVCREVSFLLKFSRHRNIASYYGAYYHPAPNEESSEYLELVLEYCSGGSLYDLIDSTEGQSLKETWIGYVCREVLKTLNHIHHHRAVHRDIKSPNVMLTKKGNIKLIDFGLCWDLDPQTGKCNQADGTAHWMAPEAFRRRDREPEFDTKCDIWSLGITAIEMAEGKTPYADQELVSDLVINNDSPRLISRTWSETFVSFLESCLEKDPSRRWSAEELLQHPFITELPPAKTIRAEIEEHLRAVQNRPAKQGLRAVRWARKQLRRAREQLRGAREHLWPRWAMEHLRRAREQLRQAREQLRQAREQLRRAREQLRPCWAMEHLRRACDFCATETSPEQKEAQQMALEGFACV from the exons ATG GGCCATCACCATCGCAGAGGCAAGGTAGCCGTCAAGATGGCCAACATCACTCGG GATGAGGAGTCAGTCTGCCGAGAGGTAAGCTTTCTCCTGAAGTTCAGCAGGCACAGGAACATCGCCTCTTACTATGGAGCTTATTACCACCCTGCTCCAAACGAGGAGTCATCGGAGTATCTGGAG CTTGTCCTTGAGTACTGCAGCGGCGGCTCCCTGTACGACCTGATCGACAGCACCGAAGGCCAATCCCTGAAGGAGACCTGGATTGGCTATGTCTGCAGGGAGGTATTGAAG ACTCTCAACCACATCCACCACCACCGGGCCGTTCACAGGGACATCAAGAGCCCCAACGTGATGCTCACCAAGAAGGGAAACATCAAACTCA TCGATTTCGGACTCTGCTGGGACCTGGACCCACAGACAGGAAAGTGCAACCAGGCTGATGGGACTGCGCACTGGATGGCGCCCGAGGCCTTTAGGAGGAGGGACAGGGAACCGGAATTCGACACCAAA tgtgacatctggtcccTTGGAATCACTGCCATCGAAATGGCCGAGGGAAAAACAC catacgccGATCAGGAGCTAGTGTCGGACCTGGTCATCAACAACGACTCTCCGAGGCTCATATCAAGGacctg GTCTGAAACTTTTGTGTCCTTCTTGGAGTCGTGCCTTGAGAAGGATCCTTCCCGGAGATGGAGTGCGGAAGAGCTGCTGCAGCACCCGTTCATTACTGAACTGCCCCCTGCGAagaccatcagggctgaaatCGAGGAACACCTTCGGGCTGTGCAGAACCGGCCGGCCAAACAAG gaTTGAGAGCAGTTCGCTGGGCCAGGAAACAGCTACGGCgggccagggaacagctacgCGGGGCCAGGGAACATCTATGGCCTCGCTGGGCCATGGAACATCTCCGGCgggccagggaacagctacggcaggccagggaacagctacggcaggccagggaacagctacggcgggccagggaacagctacggCCTTGctgggccatggaacatctacggcGAGCCTGTGACTTCTGTGCAACTGAAACATCGCCAGAACAGAAGGAGGCTCAGCAAATGGCCCTGGAGGGTTTTGCCTGTGTGTGA